Proteins encoded together in one Balaenoptera ricei isolate mBalRic1 chromosome 2, mBalRic1.hap2, whole genome shotgun sequence window:
- the PAPLN gene encoding papilin isoform X2 — protein sequence MRLLLLVPLLLAPAPGSSAPRVRRQSDTWSSWGNWSPCSRTCGGGVSFRERPCYSQRRDGGSGCVGPSRSHRSCRPESCPDGARDFRAEQCAEFDGQEFQGRRYEWLPYYGAPNKCELNCIPKGESFYYKHREAVIDGTPCEPGKRDICVDGSCRVVGCDHNLDSWKQEDKCLQCGGDGTTCYPVTGVFDANDLSRGYNQILIVPVGATSIRIEEAAASRNFLAVKSIRGDYYLNGHWTIEGARALPVASTVLHYERGAEGDLAPERLHARGPTSEPLIVELISQEPNPGVHFEYHLPLSTPRPGFSWSHGSWGDCSATCGGGQQTRPVFCTIDNEVYPEHLCRHRPRPADRRPCSPQPCPHTKRWKMGPWTPCSASCEGGSQSRTVYCVSSDGAGVQEAAEDAECAALPEKPPTTQACNLQRCTAWSAEPWGECSVSCGPGVRRRTITCRGDEGSLLHATACSLEDRPPLTEPCVHDSCPPLSDQAWHVGAWGLCSKSCSSGTRRRQVVCAIGPPGHCGSLQPSRPADVEPCNTQPCHLPPEVPNMQDMHTSPRDPWMSLGPREAPASDFRDQWWAPQEQPSAQGNPRGDQSPHLPAPGPAPSLRHSSHRQPLRSGLAPRDCRHSPHGCCPDGHTASLGPQWQGCPRASCQQSRWAPLPSPQVQEGRFGCCPDGVSVAEGPHQAGCASTYGRDNPGSRPRTREVASTAQQNEPSECRGSQFGCCYDNMASALGPLGEGCVGQPSYMYPVRCLLPSAHGSCMDWAARWYFIASVGQCNRFWYGGCHGNANNFASEEECVSSCRGPQHEPRRHDPGASGQSTHRDSGGSGPGGQQEASQHGTEPVVQRKPSPSGGLWWRDQEPGPGAMDHRQAFGEGPQGQELGPSAPVLGGDAGPPAPPSHSSSYRITLAGSEPSLVQVALGQLVRLFCPDDSSLDPHARWQKDGRPISSARHQLQPDGSLVISPLWAEDTGTYSCGSTRPDRDSQKIQLRITGGDVAVLPEAEPRHFPQTRDPAQGHSPRDRSLGGGSGGRGAVSSSHPRPTSRLRLDRHQPGVVDAHPGQRIRLTCRAEGFPPPSVEWQRDGQPLSSPRHQLQSDGSLVISRVAVEDGGFYTCVAVNGQDRDQRWVQLRVLGELTITGLPSTVMVPEGDTARLLCAVAGESVNIRWSRNGLPVRADGHRVHQSPDGTLLIHNLRARDEGSYTCSAYRGSQAVSRSTEVKVVPPALATTPRDPGRECIDQPELANCDLILQAQLCGNEYYSSFCCASCSRVWPPAQPIWQQGYNS from the exons CCAAGGGGGAGAGCTTCTACTACAAGCACAGGGAGGCCGTCATAGACGGGACACCCTGCGAGCCTGGCAAACGGGACATCTGCGTGGATGGCAGCTGCCGG GTTGTCGGCTGTGACCACAACCTGGACTCGTGGAAGCAGGAGGACAAGTGTTTGCAGTGCGGGGGTGACGGCACGACCTGCTACCCCGTCACAGGCGTCTTTGATGCCAATGACCTCAGCAGAG GCTACAACCAGATCCTCATAGTTCCCGTGGGGGCCACCAGCATCCGCATTGAGGAGGCGGCCGCCAGCAGGAATTTCCTGG CGGTGAAGAGCATCCGTGGTGATTACTACCTCAACGGGCACTGGACTATCGAGGGCGCCCGGGCCCTACCTGTGGCCAGCACCGTCCTGCACTATGAGCGGGGAGCTGAGGGGGACCTGGCGCCCGAGCGGCTCCACGCCCGCGGCCCCACCTCGGAGCCCCTGATCGTCGAG CTCATCAGCCAGGAGCCCAACCCTGGCGTGCACTTCGAGTACCACCTGCCCCTGAGCACCCCCCGGCCCGGCTTCAGCTGGAGCCACGGCTCGTGGGGTGACTGCAGCGCCACGTGTGGTGGAG GTCAGCAGACCCGCCCGGTGTTCTGCACCATCGACAATGAGGTCTACCCCGAACACCTGTGCCGGCACCGGCCGCGGCCGGCTGACCGCCGACCCTGCAGccctcagccctgcccacacaCCAAGCG CTGGAAGATGGGGCCCTGGACGCCCTGCTCGGCCTCCTGTGAGGGCGGCTCCCAGTCCCGCACCGTCTACTGTGTCTCATCTGATGGCGCCGGCGTCCAGGAGGCTGCTGAGGACGCCGAGTGTGCGGCCCTGCCTGAGAAGCCCCCTACCACGCAGGCCTGCAACCTGCAGCGCTGCACAGCCTGGAGCGCGGAGCCCTGGGGCGAG tgctctgtcagctgCGGCCCCGGGGTCCGGAGGCGGACCATCACCTGCCGGGGTGACGAGGGGTCTCTGCTCCACGCCACAGCGTGCTCCTTGGAGGACCGTCCCCCCCTCACTGAGCCCTGTGTGCATGACAGCTGTCCCCCCCTCAGTGACCAGGCCTGGCACGTAGGCGCCTGGGGCCTA TGCTCCAAGAGCTGCAGCTCGGGCACTCGGAGGCGCCAGGTGGTCTGTGCCATTGGCCCGCCCGGCCACTGCGGGAGCCTGCAGCCATCCAGGCCTGCGGATGTGGAGCCCTGTAACACGCAGCCCTGCCATCTTCCTCCAG AAGTCCCCAACATGCAGGACATGCACACCAGCCCCAGGGACCCGTGGATGTCTCTGGGCCCACGGGAGGCCCCCGCCTCAG ATTTCAGAGACCAGTGGTGGGCACCCCAGGAGCAACCCTCAGCTCAGGGTAACCCCAGAGGCGACCAGAGCCCACACCTGCCAGCCCCGGGCCCAGCCCCATCTCTGCGGCACTCCTCACACCGGCAGCCCCTGCGGTCTGGCTTGGCGCCCCGTGACTGCAGACACAGCCCCCATGGGTGCTGCCCCGATGGCCACACTGCGTCTCTTGGGCCGCAGTGGCAAGGCTGCCCGAGGGCCTCATGTCAGCAGAGCAGGTGGgcgcctcttccttctccccaggtCCAAGAGGGAAG GTTCGGGTGCTGCCCTGACGGGGTGTCTGTGGCTGAGGGGCCCCATCAGGCTGGCTGTGCGAGCACTTATGGACGCGACAACCCCGGGAGCAGGCCACGGACGAGAGAGGTGGCTTCCACA GCCCAGCAGAATGAGCCCAGTGAGTGCCGGGGCTCCCAGTTCGGCTGTTGCTATGACAACATGGCCTCCGCGTTGGGCCCTCTTGGGGAAGGCTGTGTGGGCCAGCCCAGCTACA tGTACCCCGTGCGGTGCCTACTGCCCAGCGCCCATGGCTCCTGCATGGACTGGGCCGCCCGCTGGTACTTCATCGCCTCCGTGGGCCAGTGTAACCGCTTCTGGTATGGTGGCTGCCATGGCAACGCCAATAACTTTGCCTCGGAGGAGGAGTGTGTGAGCAGCTGCCGGGGACCCCAACATGAGCCCCGCCGACACGACCCTGGGGCCTCTGGCCAAAGCACCCATAGAGACAGTGGCGGCAGCGGTCCTGGGGGCCAGCAGGAGGCCAGCCAGCACGGGACGGAGCCTGTGgtccagagaaagccctcgccttCCGGTGGCCTGTGGTGGCGAGATCAAGAGCCTGGGCCGGGGGCCATGGACCACAGACAGGCCTTTGGAGAGGGGCCCCAGGGCCAGGAGCTTGGGCCCAGTGCCCCTGTACTGGGCGGAGACGCAGGACCACCAGCGCCACCTTCTCACAGCTCCTCCTACAG GATCACCCTGGCAGGCTCAGAGCCCTCCCTGGTACAGGTGGCCCTGGGGCAGCTGGTGCGGCTCTTCTGCCCAGATGACAGCTCCCTGGACCCCCACGCCAGGTGGCAGAAAGACGGGCGGCCCATCTCCTCTGCCAG GCACCAGCTGCAGCCCGATGGCTCCCTGGTCATCAGCCCCCTGTGGGCAGAGGATACTGGCACCTACAGCTGTGGCAGCACCAGGCCAGACCGTGACTCTCAGAAGATCCAGCTTCGCATCACAG GGGGTGACGTGGCTGTGCTTCCTGAGGCTGAACCAAGGCACTTCCCTCAGACCAGGGACCCAGCCCAAGGCCACAGTCCTCGGGACCGCAGCCTAGGGGGCGGTTCTGGGGGCCGGGGGGCCGTCTCCTCCTCGCACCCACGGCCCACAAGCAG GCTGCGTCTGGACCGGCACCAGCCTGGGGTGGTGGACGCCCATCCAGGCCAGCGGATCCGGCTGACCTGTCGTGCCGAGGGCTTCCCACCGCCAAGTGTCGAGTGGCAGAGAGATGGGCAGCCCCTCTCTTCCCCCAG ACACCAGCTGCAGTCCGATGGCTCCCTGGTCATCAGCCGCGTGGCTGTGGAAGATGGAGGCTTCTATACCTGTGTTGCAGTCAACGGGCAGGACCGAGACCAGCGCTGGGTCCAGCTCAGAGTTCTGG GGGAGCTGACAATCACAGGGCTGCCCTCTACGGTGATGGTGCCAGAAGGTGACACGGCCAGGCTGCTGTGTGCGGTGGCGGGCGAAAGCGTGAACATCAGATGGTCCAG GAACGGGCTGCCGGTGCGGGCCGACGGCCACCGTGTCCACCAGTCCCCGGATGGCACGCTGCTGATCCACAACCTGCGGGCCAGGGACGAGGGCTCCTACACGTGCAGCGCCTACCGGGGAAGCCAGGCGGTCAGCCGCAGCACCGAGGTGAAGGTGGTCCCGCCAG CACTGGCCACCACGCCGAGGGACCCCGGCAGGGAGTGCATCGACCAGCCGGAGCTGGCCAACTGTGATTTGATCCTGCAGGCCCAGCTCTGCGGCAATGAGTACTACTCCAGCTTCTGCTGTGCCAGCTGTTCCCGGGTCTGGCCTCCCGCTCAGCCCATCTGGCAGCAAGGATACAACTCATAG
- the PAPLN gene encoding papilin isoform X1 produces the protein MRLLLLVPLLLAPAPGSSAPRVRRQSDTWSSWGNWSPCSRTCGGGVSFRERPCYSQRRDGGSGCVGPSRSHRSCRPESCPDGARDFRAEQCAEFDGQEFQGRRYEWLPYYGAPNKCELNCIPKGESFYYKHREAVIDGTPCEPGKRDICVDGSCRVVGCDHNLDSWKQEDKCLQCGGDGTTCYPVTGVFDANDLSRGYNQILIVPVGATSIRIEEAAASRNFLAVKSIRGDYYLNGHWTIEGARALPVASTVLHYERGAEGDLAPERLHARGPTSEPLIVELISQEPNPGVHFEYHLPLSTPRPGFSWSHGSWGDCSATCGGGQQTRPVFCTIDNEVYPEHLCRHRPRPADRRPCSPQPCPHTKRWKMGPWTPCSASCEGGSQSRTVYCVSSDGAGVQEAAEDAECAALPEKPPTTQACNLQRCTAWSAEPWGECSVSCGPGVRRRTITCRGDEGSLLHATACSLEDRPPLTEPCVHDSCPPLSDQAWHVGAWGLCSKSCSSGTRRRQVVCAIGPPGHCGSLQPSRPADVEPCNTQPCHLPPEVPNMQDMHTSPRDPWMSLGPREAPASDFRDQWWAPQEQPSAQGNPRGDQSPHLPAPGPAPSLRHSSHRQPLRSGLAPRDCRHSPHGCCPDGHTASLGPQWQGCPRASCQQSRFGCCPDGVSVAEGPHQAGCASTYGRDNPGSRPRTREVASTAQQNEPSECRGSQFGCCYDNMASALGPLGEGCVGQPSYMYPVRCLLPSAHGSCMDWAARWYFIASVGQCNRFWYGGCHGNANNFASEEECVSSCRGPQHEPRRHDPGASGQSTHRDSGGSGPGGQQEASQHGTEPVVQRKPSPSGGLWWRDQEPGPGAMDHRQAFGEGPQGQELGPSAPVLGGDAGPPAPPSHSSSYRITLAGSEPSLVQVALGQLVRLFCPDDSSLDPHARWQKDGRPISSARHQLQPDGSLVISPLWAEDTGTYSCGSTRPDRDSQKIQLRITGGDVAVLPEAEPRHFPQTRDPAQGHSPRDRSLGGGSGGRGAVSSSHPRPTSRLRLDRHQPGVVDAHPGQRIRLTCRAEGFPPPSVEWQRDGQPLSSPRHQLQSDGSLVISRVAVEDGGFYTCVAVNGQDRDQRWVQLRVLGELTITGLPSTVMVPEGDTARLLCAVAGESVNIRWSRNGLPVRADGHRVHQSPDGTLLIHNLRARDEGSYTCSAYRGSQAVSRSTEVKVVPPALATTPRDPGRECIDQPELANCDLILQAQLCGNEYYSSFCCASCSRVWPPAQPIWQQGYNS, from the exons CCAAGGGGGAGAGCTTCTACTACAAGCACAGGGAGGCCGTCATAGACGGGACACCCTGCGAGCCTGGCAAACGGGACATCTGCGTGGATGGCAGCTGCCGG GTTGTCGGCTGTGACCACAACCTGGACTCGTGGAAGCAGGAGGACAAGTGTTTGCAGTGCGGGGGTGACGGCACGACCTGCTACCCCGTCACAGGCGTCTTTGATGCCAATGACCTCAGCAGAG GCTACAACCAGATCCTCATAGTTCCCGTGGGGGCCACCAGCATCCGCATTGAGGAGGCGGCCGCCAGCAGGAATTTCCTGG CGGTGAAGAGCATCCGTGGTGATTACTACCTCAACGGGCACTGGACTATCGAGGGCGCCCGGGCCCTACCTGTGGCCAGCACCGTCCTGCACTATGAGCGGGGAGCTGAGGGGGACCTGGCGCCCGAGCGGCTCCACGCCCGCGGCCCCACCTCGGAGCCCCTGATCGTCGAG CTCATCAGCCAGGAGCCCAACCCTGGCGTGCACTTCGAGTACCACCTGCCCCTGAGCACCCCCCGGCCCGGCTTCAGCTGGAGCCACGGCTCGTGGGGTGACTGCAGCGCCACGTGTGGTGGAG GTCAGCAGACCCGCCCGGTGTTCTGCACCATCGACAATGAGGTCTACCCCGAACACCTGTGCCGGCACCGGCCGCGGCCGGCTGACCGCCGACCCTGCAGccctcagccctgcccacacaCCAAGCG CTGGAAGATGGGGCCCTGGACGCCCTGCTCGGCCTCCTGTGAGGGCGGCTCCCAGTCCCGCACCGTCTACTGTGTCTCATCTGATGGCGCCGGCGTCCAGGAGGCTGCTGAGGACGCCGAGTGTGCGGCCCTGCCTGAGAAGCCCCCTACCACGCAGGCCTGCAACCTGCAGCGCTGCACAGCCTGGAGCGCGGAGCCCTGGGGCGAG tgctctgtcagctgCGGCCCCGGGGTCCGGAGGCGGACCATCACCTGCCGGGGTGACGAGGGGTCTCTGCTCCACGCCACAGCGTGCTCCTTGGAGGACCGTCCCCCCCTCACTGAGCCCTGTGTGCATGACAGCTGTCCCCCCCTCAGTGACCAGGCCTGGCACGTAGGCGCCTGGGGCCTA TGCTCCAAGAGCTGCAGCTCGGGCACTCGGAGGCGCCAGGTGGTCTGTGCCATTGGCCCGCCCGGCCACTGCGGGAGCCTGCAGCCATCCAGGCCTGCGGATGTGGAGCCCTGTAACACGCAGCCCTGCCATCTTCCTCCAG AAGTCCCCAACATGCAGGACATGCACACCAGCCCCAGGGACCCGTGGATGTCTCTGGGCCCACGGGAGGCCCCCGCCTCAG ATTTCAGAGACCAGTGGTGGGCACCCCAGGAGCAACCCTCAGCTCAGGGTAACCCCAGAGGCGACCAGAGCCCACACCTGCCAGCCCCGGGCCCAGCCCCATCTCTGCGGCACTCCTCACACCGGCAGCCCCTGCGGTCTGGCTTGGCGCCCCGTGACTGCAGACACAGCCCCCATGGGTGCTGCCCCGATGGCCACACTGCGTCTCTTGGGCCGCAGTGGCAAGGCTGCCCGAGGGCCTCATGTCAGCAGAGCAG GTTCGGGTGCTGCCCTGACGGGGTGTCTGTGGCTGAGGGGCCCCATCAGGCTGGCTGTGCGAGCACTTATGGACGCGACAACCCCGGGAGCAGGCCACGGACGAGAGAGGTGGCTTCCACA GCCCAGCAGAATGAGCCCAGTGAGTGCCGGGGCTCCCAGTTCGGCTGTTGCTATGACAACATGGCCTCCGCGTTGGGCCCTCTTGGGGAAGGCTGTGTGGGCCAGCCCAGCTACA tGTACCCCGTGCGGTGCCTACTGCCCAGCGCCCATGGCTCCTGCATGGACTGGGCCGCCCGCTGGTACTTCATCGCCTCCGTGGGCCAGTGTAACCGCTTCTGGTATGGTGGCTGCCATGGCAACGCCAATAACTTTGCCTCGGAGGAGGAGTGTGTGAGCAGCTGCCGGGGACCCCAACATGAGCCCCGCCGACACGACCCTGGGGCCTCTGGCCAAAGCACCCATAGAGACAGTGGCGGCAGCGGTCCTGGGGGCCAGCAGGAGGCCAGCCAGCACGGGACGGAGCCTGTGgtccagagaaagccctcgccttCCGGTGGCCTGTGGTGGCGAGATCAAGAGCCTGGGCCGGGGGCCATGGACCACAGACAGGCCTTTGGAGAGGGGCCCCAGGGCCAGGAGCTTGGGCCCAGTGCCCCTGTACTGGGCGGAGACGCAGGACCACCAGCGCCACCTTCTCACAGCTCCTCCTACAG GATCACCCTGGCAGGCTCAGAGCCCTCCCTGGTACAGGTGGCCCTGGGGCAGCTGGTGCGGCTCTTCTGCCCAGATGACAGCTCCCTGGACCCCCACGCCAGGTGGCAGAAAGACGGGCGGCCCATCTCCTCTGCCAG GCACCAGCTGCAGCCCGATGGCTCCCTGGTCATCAGCCCCCTGTGGGCAGAGGATACTGGCACCTACAGCTGTGGCAGCACCAGGCCAGACCGTGACTCTCAGAAGATCCAGCTTCGCATCACAG GGGGTGACGTGGCTGTGCTTCCTGAGGCTGAACCAAGGCACTTCCCTCAGACCAGGGACCCAGCCCAAGGCCACAGTCCTCGGGACCGCAGCCTAGGGGGCGGTTCTGGGGGCCGGGGGGCCGTCTCCTCCTCGCACCCACGGCCCACAAGCAG GCTGCGTCTGGACCGGCACCAGCCTGGGGTGGTGGACGCCCATCCAGGCCAGCGGATCCGGCTGACCTGTCGTGCCGAGGGCTTCCCACCGCCAAGTGTCGAGTGGCAGAGAGATGGGCAGCCCCTCTCTTCCCCCAG ACACCAGCTGCAGTCCGATGGCTCCCTGGTCATCAGCCGCGTGGCTGTGGAAGATGGAGGCTTCTATACCTGTGTTGCAGTCAACGGGCAGGACCGAGACCAGCGCTGGGTCCAGCTCAGAGTTCTGG GGGAGCTGACAATCACAGGGCTGCCCTCTACGGTGATGGTGCCAGAAGGTGACACGGCCAGGCTGCTGTGTGCGGTGGCGGGCGAAAGCGTGAACATCAGATGGTCCAG GAACGGGCTGCCGGTGCGGGCCGACGGCCACCGTGTCCACCAGTCCCCGGATGGCACGCTGCTGATCCACAACCTGCGGGCCAGGGACGAGGGCTCCTACACGTGCAGCGCCTACCGGGGAAGCCAGGCGGTCAGCCGCAGCACCGAGGTGAAGGTGGTCCCGCCAG CACTGGCCACCACGCCGAGGGACCCCGGCAGGGAGTGCATCGACCAGCCGGAGCTGGCCAACTGTGATTTGATCCTGCAGGCCCAGCTCTGCGGCAATGAGTACTACTCCAGCTTCTGCTGTGCCAGCTGTTCCCGGGTCTGGCCTCCCGCTCAGCCCATCTGGCAGCAAGGATACAACTCATAG